The Thamnophis elegans isolate rThaEle1 chromosome Z, rThaEle1.pri, whole genome shotgun sequence genome contains a region encoding:
- the LOC116521488 gene encoding olfactory receptor 14A16-like gives MPNISDFSTFLLLGFSDQFEQNMLYFILFLVIYIAALIANTLIILAVSFHQQLHRPMYFFLVNLSVVDLGSISVTIPKAMINAFLNSREISYYGCITQVFSLFFFLISDLFLLTGMAYDRYIAICDPLHYESIMDRKACLQLAAIAWITGLLYSGLHTCSTFAVNFCSNVLNQFFCEIPQLLRVSCDNSYLIEVGVILFSAFIVFGCFSFIIVSYVQIFKSLFRIPTSQGQSKAFSTCIPHLIVVSLFISTGSVAYLKPTSASPSDVDTVITVLYSVIPPLMNPIIYTMRNREIKVALWKMFKCDITSSKI, from the coding sequence ATGCCTAATATAAGTGACTTCTCTACTTTTCTTCTCCTGGGTTTTTCTGACCAATTTGAGCAAAATATGTtatatttcattctctttttagTGATCTATATAGCAGCTTTGATAGCAAATACTCTCATTATTTTAGCAGTGTCTTTCCATCAACAACTTCATAGACCCATGTACTTTTTCTTAGTGAATTTATCAGTTGTTGATCTTGGTTCTATTTCTGTCACTATTCCAAAAGCCATGATAAATGCATTCTTGAACAGCAGAGAAATCTCATACTATGGGTGCATCACACAagtattttctttattcttcttcCTGATATCAGATTTGTTCCTCCTTACAGGCATGGCATATGATAGGTACATTGCTATCTGTGATCCACTGCATTATGAAAGCATAATGGATAGGAAAGCCTGCCTTCAGCTGGCAGCTATTGCATGGATAACTGGTCTTCTTTATTCAGGCTTGCATACTTGTAGCACTTTTGCAGTCAACTTTTGTTCCAATGTTCTGAATCAGTTCTTCTGTGaaatcccacaacttctgagggtaTCATGTGATAATTCATATCTCATTGAAGTTGGAGTTATTCTATTCAGTGCATTCATTGTCTTTGGTTGCTTCAGTTTCATAATTGTTTCATATGTGCAGATTTTCAAATCTTTGTTTAGAATTCCTACTTCACAAGGACAGAGCAAAGCTTTCTCAACTTGCATTCCCCATCTCATTGTTGTTTCCTTGTTCATCAGCACTGGAAGTGTTGCATATTTAAAGCCTACTTCAGCTTCTCCTTCAGATGTGGACACAGTAATCACTGTACTATATTCTGTGATTCCTCCTTTGATGAATCCAATTATTTATACAATGAGAAACAGAGAAATTAAAGTTGCCTTGTGGAAAATGTTTAAGTGTGACATTACATCAAGTAAAATATAA